A genomic region of Amphiura filiformis chromosome 6, Afil_fr2py, whole genome shotgun sequence contains the following coding sequences:
- the LOC140155582 gene encoding uncharacterized protein — protein MSALHWEALRKQKVVDKRVEQELKREEDLKKLKEQNRQELLEQYNNGRYFGASANVTSYERQLTATSQSQKNSSHGDGTCPRGKNHVSMDSEKRRVHQQTAKRIQMPLRYNDTNFAQQW, from the exons ATGTCTGCTCTACATTGGGAAGCCTTACGGAAACAAAAAGTTGTTGACAAGCGAGTAGAGCAGGAACTGAAACGCGAG GAAGATCTAAAAAAACTCAAGGAACAAAATCGTCAGGAACTTTTAGAACAATACAACAATGGTCGCTATTTTGGTGCTAGTGCAAATGTAACCAGTTATGAACGTCAGTTGACAGCGACAAGTCAGTCTCAGAAGAACTCAAGCCATGGAGATGGAACGTGTCCACGAGGCAAGAATCATGTGAGCATGGATTCAGAGAAGAGGAGAGTACATCAACAAACCGCTAAAAGAATACAAATGCCTCTTAGATACAAT